In [Leptolyngbya] sp. PCC 7376, a genomic segment contains:
- a CDS encoding ribonuclease R family protein produces MDFSVATLLSYFTDDKLVAGKFLEKKLECNSDEDSTNLQIVLDALERAKLLVKERGKYRRVTDEGIFEAKLRCSSKGFCFAIQDSEDAEDIYIRETYLSNAWNGDRVLVKIIKEGTRRRSPEGAVKLILERANPSLLAKVVKKEEGFRAVPLDDRLLFELELQDQNELLQEAIDHLVHVSVLRYPIAQHLPLGAVTKVLGSDAEEAADTDIVCCKHDLLRDFPGDIVAAIAEIAEDLDEAVIAQRRDFRDQLTITIEEEQHLAPGNEAFVENAFTLSKTETGQWQLGIHIADIAEYVSEGSALDRWAKKHGTAVFLGETTIPVFPAAFKEKISLLPGGDRLTLSILLTLDEQGIVNEFEIVPSVIRVDQSLSYQKVQHVLSSGEEVEGELKDVSDLLNNLIFNLSPLVKAQRLQRGGFQISLPEVVSAFKDEGRFGTMIVSPSLPVRSLLSEVTILAGRAVAEHMTALELPAIYCYQAQPDFESLENLIKLGGNLELDLKLESEEELLPHDYQHFIQEFSKVDSAKILNYLLQSTLDSPRYGKHPHPHFGLAYRDGYTRICSPAQRYGDLVMQRILKLVLSEGRDRRSSRVKNGVNLGSNSCHEKVNWKVLTATKQGEIEETIAGLILQLNDQEKIADDAEKDLQGLKKAEQMKAHTGDTFKGLITGVQSYGFFVEIEDLLVEGLVHVSSLKDDWYEYRARHSCLVGRKNRVSYRLGNTVEVEVKSVDYYRQQIDLAIAKDSGDTNAADQTDEQADVEEEAWEEE; encoded by the coding sequence ATGGATTTCTCAGTCGCTACACTGCTGTCGTACTTTACGGATGACAAATTAGTTGCAGGTAAATTCCTCGAGAAAAAGTTAGAGTGTAATTCTGATGAGGATAGTACCAATCTCCAAATTGTTTTGGATGCTTTAGAGCGCGCCAAGTTGTTGGTGAAGGAGCGAGGCAAGTATCGACGTGTGACTGATGAAGGCATCTTTGAGGCTAAGTTGCGATGTTCGAGTAAAGGATTTTGTTTTGCGATCCAGGATTCTGAGGATGCGGAAGATATTTATATTCGCGAAACCTATCTGAGTAATGCTTGGAATGGTGACCGGGTACTGGTCAAAATTATTAAGGAAGGCACGAGGCGGCGATCGCCTGAGGGAGCGGTTAAGCTGATTTTAGAGCGAGCCAATCCTTCTCTCTTGGCGAAAGTGGTCAAAAAAGAGGAAGGCTTCCGGGCGGTTCCCCTCGATGATCGTTTGTTATTTGAGTTAGAGCTACAGGATCAAAATGAGTTGCTCCAGGAGGCGATTGATCATTTGGTGCATGTGTCGGTGCTGCGCTATCCAATTGCTCAACATTTACCTTTGGGTGCTGTCACGAAGGTGCTCGGTAGTGATGCAGAAGAGGCGGCAGACACAGATATTGTCTGCTGTAAGCATGATCTCTTACGGGATTTTCCTGGGGATATTGTGGCGGCGATCGCCGAGATTGCTGAAGATTTAGATGAGGCGGTGATTGCCCAACGCCGGGACTTTCGGGATCAATTGACGATCACGATTGAGGAAGAGCAACATTTAGCTCCTGGTAATGAAGCCTTTGTCGAAAATGCCTTTACTCTCTCGAAAACAGAGACTGGCCAGTGGCAGCTGGGTATTCATATTGCAGATATTGCGGAGTATGTGTCTGAAGGTAGTGCTTTAGATCGTTGGGCGAAAAAGCATGGTACCGCAGTATTTTTGGGAGAGACGACCATTCCAGTTTTTCCTGCAGCGTTTAAAGAAAAAATTAGTTTGTTGCCGGGTGGCGATCGCCTCACTCTGTCGATTCTGTTGACCTTGGATGAACAGGGAATCGTGAATGAATTTGAGATTGTCCCCAGCGTGATTCGCGTTGACCAAAGTCTCAGTTACCAAAAAGTTCAGCATGTGCTCAGCAGTGGTGAGGAAGTTGAAGGTGAGCTAAAAGACGTTTCTGATCTTTTAAATAACCTGATTTTTAATCTCAGTCCATTGGTTAAAGCGCAGCGATTACAACGAGGTGGCTTCCAAATTTCCCTGCCTGAAGTCGTGTCTGCCTTTAAGGATGAAGGGCGTTTTGGCACGATGATTGTGTCGCCGAGTCTTCCCGTGCGATCGCTGCTCTCCGAAGTCACTATTTTGGCTGGACGCGCTGTCGCAGAACATATGACTGCGTTGGAATTACCCGCGATTTACTGTTACCAAGCCCAACCCGATTTTGAAAGCCTTGAAAATCTGATTAAACTCGGTGGCAATTTAGAGCTTGACCTGAAGCTCGAATCCGAAGAAGAATTACTGCCCCATGATTATCAGCATTTCATTCAGGAATTTAGTAAGGTTGACTCCGCCAAGATTCTGAACTATTTACTCCAATCAACCCTCGATTCACCACGCTACGGTAAACACCCCCATCCTCACTTTGGCTTAGCTTATCGTGATGGCTATACTCGTATCTGTTCACCTGCCCAGCGTTATGGCGACTTGGTGATGCAGCGAATTCTCAAATTAGTTTTGAGTGAAGGACGCGATCGCCGTTCTAGTCGTGTTAAAAATGGCGTCAATCTTGGCAGTAACTCCTGTCATGAAAAAGTAAATTGGAAGGTACTGACAGCCACTAAACAAGGCGAAATCGAAGAGACGATTGCCGGACTGATTTTGCAACTGAATGACCAAGAAAAGATCGCTGATGATGCTGAAAAAGATCTCCAAGGTCTCAAGAAAGCTGAACAGATGAAAGCTCATACTGGAGATACCTTTAAGGGGCTGATTACGGGCGTGCAATCCTATGGCTTTTTTGTGGAAATCGAAGACCTTCTCGTCGAAGGTTTAGTGCATGTCAGCTCATTGAAGGATGACTGGTATGAATATCGCGCTCGCCATAGCTGTTTAGTCGGCCGGAAAAATCGAGTTTCCTACCGCCTCGGTAATACCGTTGAAGTGGAAGTTAAAAGCGTTGACTATTATCGTCAGCAAATTGATCTGGCGATCGCCAAAGATTCTGGAGACACTAACGCTGCTGACCAAACGGATGAGCAGGCTGATGTAGAAGAAGAAGCTTGGGAAGAA
- a CDS encoding MFS transporter produces MATTSTKSMGVVWGRVLAIAAVQSALTVMWVTYNAYLGDLLGGWGFSEAFTAKLVTFEVVLALLMEPIFGILSDKQQQALGSRGPLITLGVILSAATFVLFPIVALLQLPFTWVLPGVAIAWALAMTIFRTPIYVLLLKSAPKSELPLAVSVLMMAGGLMGLIKGNIKEIILGWGPLPAFLVGSITLLAASTFLKFFMPPLQPPAEDQEHSTPPIPWDGIVRTALISLVLAWGTKIFMGNLSGVFGAGAFGSDANWMPLLNLLLALAAIPIAMLWRRWRDYPLLAIALSSLSLMLIILLASPGLAWLYIFVAGLWICAFATVRNGTLPYIFATVPGRWAGFGIGIYFGVSGIANRLFPSIFSPENQAFQGIAGVCALAIAAGLALLPFLPKQSEDLGNEIK; encoded by the coding sequence ATGGCGACAACTTCGACAAAATCAATGGGCGTTGTTTGGGGACGGGTATTGGCGATCGCCGCAGTGCAGAGTGCGCTCACGGTGATGTGGGTAACCTACAACGCCTACCTCGGTGATCTGTTAGGAGGATGGGGTTTTTCGGAAGCCTTCACAGCTAAACTCGTCACCTTTGAGGTGGTTCTGGCGCTATTAATGGAACCGATTTTTGGGATTCTCAGCGATAAGCAGCAACAAGCTTTGGGTAGCCGTGGCCCTTTAATTACCCTAGGCGTCATTCTCTCCGCTGCTACTTTTGTGCTATTTCCCATCGTCGCCCTGTTGCAATTACCGTTCACTTGGGTACTCCCTGGTGTGGCGATCGCCTGGGCTTTAGCCATGACAATCTTCCGGACACCTATCTATGTGTTGTTGCTAAAAAGTGCTCCGAAATCAGAATTACCTTTAGCCGTTTCGGTATTGATGATGGCAGGCGGCTTAATGGGCTTGATTAAGGGCAATATCAAAGAAATTATTTTGGGATGGGGGCCACTGCCAGCATTTTTGGTGGGGTCAATTACCTTACTTGCCGCCTCAACTTTTTTGAAGTTTTTTATGCCACCGTTACAACCACCAGCGGAGGATCAAGAGCACTCGACACCGCCGATACCTTGGGATGGTATTGTCCGCACCGCTCTCATTTCCCTTGTTTTGGCATGGGGTACAAAAATTTTCATGGGTAATTTAAGTGGTGTCTTTGGAGCAGGGGCCTTCGGTTCAGACGCCAATTGGATGCCACTTTTAAACCTACTCCTCGCTTTAGCAGCTATTCCTATCGCCATGCTATGGAGACGGTGGCGAGATTATCCGTTATTGGCGATCGCCTTAAGTAGTTTGAGTTTAATGCTCATCATCCTGCTAGCCTCACCGGGGTTGGCATGGCTCTATATCTTTGTGGCGGGCTTATGGATTTGCGCCTTTGCGACAGTACGCAATGGTACATTGCCATACATTTTCGCGACAGTGCCAGGTCGCTGGGCAGGCTTCGGGATCGGAATTTATTTTGGAGTCTCGGGCATCGCTAATCGATTATTCCCTAGTATTTTTTCACCAGAAAACCAAGCCTTTCAGGGCATTGCTGGGGTCTGTGCCTTGGCGATCGCCGCAGGACTCGCACTACTGCCATTTTTACCGAAACAATCTGAAGATCTAGGCAACGAGATCAAGTAG
- the purQ gene encoding phosphoribosylformylglycinamidine synthase subunit PurQ, with the protein MKFGVIVFPGSNCDRDMAMVTDGVFGQPTRMVWHQETDISDLDVIAIPGGFSYGDYLRCGAIARFSPVIKSVIEHANQGKYVLGVCNGFQVLTEVGLLPGALVRNRDLHFICDRVPLKVGRSDLSWTRGYQQEQVITIPIAHGEGRYHADAETLQSIEDNGQVIFRYCNTQGNVNEAANPNGSLNNIAGIVNAKGNVLGMMPHPERAADTNLGNADGKGLFEGLLDLVA; encoded by the coding sequence ATGAAATTTGGTGTAATTGTTTTCCCCGGCTCAAACTGCGATCGCGATATGGCGATGGTCACAGACGGTGTGTTTGGGCAACCGACCCGCATGGTTTGGCATCAGGAAACGGATATTTCAGACTTAGATGTGATCGCGATCCCCGGTGGGTTTAGTTATGGGGATTATCTCCGATGTGGGGCGATCGCCCGGTTTTCACCTGTGATTAAAAGCGTGATTGAGCACGCCAACCAAGGAAAATATGTGTTGGGTGTTTGTAACGGTTTTCAGGTGTTAACGGAAGTAGGGTTATTACCTGGTGCTCTCGTCCGAAATCGTGACCTTCATTTCATCTGCGATCGCGTTCCCCTTAAAGTGGGGCGCAGTGATCTGTCTTGGACGCGAGGTTATCAGCAAGAGCAAGTCATTACCATTCCCATTGCCCATGGTGAAGGCCGTTACCATGCTGACGCAGAAACCTTGCAAAGTATTGAAGACAATGGACAGGTGATTTTCCGGTATTGCAACACCCAAGGGAATGTCAATGAAGCGGCAAATCCGAATGGCTCCCTCAATAACATTGCAGGCATCGTTAACGCGAAAGGGAATGTGCTCGGCATGATGCCCCACCCTGAACGCGCAGCTGATACCAATTTGGGTAATGCGGACGGCAAAGGTTTATTTGAAGGTCTACTTGATCTCGTTGCCTAG
- the purS gene encoding phosphoribosylformylglycinamidine synthase subunit PurS, with amino-acid sequence MQYHAQIYVTLRPSVLDPAGTAVESGLGQLGYEGVSEVRIGKYIELNLEAADEADAKQKVDQMCDQLLTNPVIENYRFDLTSVS; translated from the coding sequence ATGCAGTACCACGCTCAAATCTACGTTACGCTTCGTCCTTCTGTTCTCGATCCGGCAGGCACAGCTGTGGAATCTGGTTTAGGTCAATTGGGCTATGAAGGGGTTTCTGAGGTACGGATTGGTAAATATATTGAACTAAATTTAGAGGCGGCTGATGAGGCTGACGCAAAGCAAAAAGTTGATCAAATGTGTGATCAGCTCCTTACAAATCCTGTTATTGAAAATTATCGTTTCGATCTAACATCTGTAAGTTAA
- a CDS encoding permease — protein sequence MTQFHNAFTLFVSLLVEAMPFLLLGVVLSSVLLVWVDERKLIKVLPKNPLLGAFMGSCIGFFFPVCECGNVPVARRFLMQGIPTSVAVGFLLAAPTLNPVVIWSTWIAFRGQPEIVLFRILGSLAIATIVGTVFSVQSDPKVLLHPRLAKRLKYLQQTAQPQEQSAASPLLQSGTFFLGGNQGSNVPLETVATQMPEALDLAQPKGFKQKFRALITNISQELRELGAVLIFGSAIAALIQVFVPREVVLSLGQGTITSIIAMMLLAAIVSICSTVDSFFALSFASTFTTGSLLAFLIFGPMIDIKAVGLMLSIFKPRFILYFFMLAGQLTFILALGYSYFA from the coding sequence ATGACCCAATTTCACAATGCCTTTACGTTATTTGTCAGCCTGTTGGTGGAGGCAATGCCTTTTCTGCTATTAGGAGTTGTTCTATCGAGTGTGCTGTTGGTCTGGGTCGATGAGCGCAAATTAATTAAAGTCCTCCCCAAAAATCCACTGTTGGGCGCTTTCATGGGGAGTTGCATCGGCTTTTTCTTCCCCGTCTGTGAATGTGGAAATGTCCCTGTAGCAAGGCGTTTTCTCATGCAGGGGATTCCGACTTCTGTTGCTGTTGGTTTTTTACTCGCTGCGCCAACCCTGAATCCTGTGGTGATTTGGTCTACTTGGATTGCTTTTCGAGGACAACCAGAGATTGTGTTATTCCGTATTCTTGGCTCGTTGGCGATCGCCACCATTGTGGGCACAGTTTTTAGCGTGCAATCTGACCCAAAAGTTTTATTGCATCCCCGCCTCGCCAAGCGCTTAAAGTATCTCCAACAAACAGCTCAACCCCAAGAGCAGTCCGCCGCTAGTCCATTGTTGCAATCGGGTACATTCTTTCTTGGAGGAAATCAAGGGAGCAACGTTCCTTTGGAGACTGTGGCAACCCAGATGCCTGAGGCACTCGACCTGGCACAACCCAAAGGTTTTAAGCAAAAATTTCGGGCTTTGATCACAAATATTTCCCAAGAATTGCGGGAATTGGGCGCTGTCTTGATTTTTGGGAGTGCGATCGCCGCTCTGATTCAAGTATTTGTCCCACGGGAAGTTGTCTTAAGCCTTGGGCAAGGTACCATCACGTCGATTATTGCCATGATGCTGTTGGCAGCCATTGTTTCTATTTGTTCAACAGTAGACTCGTTTTTTGCACTGTCATTTGCCTCAACTTTTACAACCGGATCATTGCTGGCCTTTTTGATTTTTGGGCCGATGATCGACATCAAAGCCGTGGGTTTAATGCTCTCAATTTTTAAACCCCGCTTCATTTTGTATTTCTTCATGTTGGCAGGGCAACTCACTTTCATTCTGGCGTTGGGTTATAGCTATTTTGCTTAA
- a CDS encoding hybrid sensor histidine kinase/response regulator, which yields MTKILVVDNHLKNLERLERLLTVEDFQVLTADSASIALMRIQQELPSLVICNAEALEGGGLSFLRTLRTQISTATIPFIFLSSAMTESARRFAMNLGADDYISMPCDDHELVETILCRLKRHQTLEEHSSRRLDELRRNLTVALPHELRTPLQGMITSAELLSEYWQTLEQDEIVEITHNIRLSADRLHRLIQKFLMYFRLDLVADEPREREKWPRGAMGTSQVLIHFLGKKCALRYQRGEDLRCELCDAVIAISEKWLSVLLEELLDNAFKFSQPEMLDGETGKLVKVRTQVDGDRWVLEIRDWGRGMTEEEIAHVGAYMQFNRLQYEQQGTGLGLAIAERIVKIYNGTMTIDSTVNEGTLLTISLPLQGDTDETDSSAVIG from the coding sequence GTGACAAAGATTTTGGTTGTTGATAATCATCTCAAAAATTTAGAGCGGCTTGAAAGACTTCTGACAGTGGAAGATTTTCAAGTCTTAACAGCCGACAGTGCCAGCATTGCCTTGATGCGAATTCAGCAAGAATTACCCAGTTTGGTTATTTGTAATGCTGAAGCTTTAGAGGGAGGTGGTTTGAGTTTTTTGCGTACATTGCGCACTCAAATATCGACAGCGACAATTCCTTTCATTTTCCTGTCTTCAGCAATGACAGAATCCGCACGACGATTCGCTATGAATTTGGGGGCGGATGATTATATTTCAATGCCTTGTGATGATCATGAATTGGTCGAAACGATCCTCTGTCGTCTGAAGCGACACCAAACTCTTGAAGAGCATAGTTCTCGGCGTTTAGATGAATTGCGTCGAAATTTAACAGTAGCTCTACCCCATGAGCTGAGAACGCCATTGCAAGGCATGATTACATCAGCGGAATTGTTGAGTGAATATTGGCAGACTTTAGAGCAAGATGAAATCGTTGAAATCACCCACAATATCCGACTGTCTGCGGATCGACTCCATCGGTTGATCCAGAAATTTCTAATGTATTTTCGGCTTGATTTGGTTGCTGATGAGCCTAGGGAGCGAGAAAAATGGCCTCGTGGTGCGATGGGGACTAGCCAAGTTTTGATCCATTTTTTAGGGAAAAAATGTGCGCTTCGCTATCAAAGGGGTGAGGATTTGCGGTGTGAGCTGTGTGATGCAGTGATTGCAATTTCTGAAAAATGGTTATCTGTTTTATTAGAGGAGCTACTCGATAATGCATTCAAGTTTTCGCAGCCAGAGATGCTGGATGGAGAAACAGGAAAGCTGGTAAAGGTGCGTACACAAGTGGATGGCGATCGCTGGGTGCTAGAGATTCGTGATTGGGGTCGTGGGATGACAGAGGAAGAGATTGCGCATGTGGGAGCTTATATGCAATTTAACCGTCTGCAATATGAGCAGCAAGGCACTGGTCTCGGTCTGGCGATCGCCGAACGTATTGTAAAAATTTATAATGGGACGATGACGATTGATAGTACCGTTAACGAGGGTACGCTGCTCACGATTTCTTTACCTTTGCAAGGCGACACCGATGAGACAGATTCTTCTGCTGTCATTGGCTAG
- the rpsD gene encoding 30S ribosomal protein S4: MARYRGARLRITRRLGELPGLTRKSARREYPPGQHGQGRRKRSEYAIRLEEKQKLRFNYGVSEKQLIRYVRKARRATGSTGQAILQQLEMRLDNTIFRLGMAGTIPAARQLVNHGHIMVNGRRVDIPSYQCRPGDLITVRDRDRSRKLVEANMEFPGLANVPSHLEFDKANLTGKVNGIIEREWVALQVNELLVVEYYSRMA; the protein is encoded by the coding sequence ATGGCTCGTTATCGTGGAGCACGTCTACGCATTACACGTAGATTAGGAGAATTACCGGGTTTAACCCGTAAGAGCGCACGTCGGGAATATCCACCCGGACAGCATGGCCAAGGTCGCCGCAAGCGTTCTGAATATGCGATTCGTCTAGAAGAAAAGCAGAAATTGCGTTTCAACTATGGTGTTTCTGAGAAGCAGCTCATTCGTTATGTCCGTAAAGCTCGTCGTGCAACGGGTTCTACCGGTCAGGCGATTTTGCAACAGCTAGAAATGCGTCTCGACAATACAATCTTCCGTTTAGGTATGGCTGGTACGATTCCAGCGGCCCGCCAACTTGTTAACCATGGTCACATCATGGTCAATGGTCGTCGTGTTGACATTCCGAGTTACCAGTGTCGTCCTGGTGACTTGATTACTGTTCGCGATCGTGATCGCTCCCGTAAGCTCGTTGAAGCAAACATGGAGTTCCCTGGTTTAGCGAACGTTCCTAGCCACCTTGAGTTTGATAAGGCTAATTTGACTGGTAAAGTCAATGGCATTATTGAGCGGGAATGGGTTGCGCTACAAGTCAACGAACTACTCGTGGTTGAGTATTACTCCCGTATGGCGTAA
- the dnaK gene encoding molecular chaperone DnaK, whose protein sequence is MGKVVGIDLGTTNSCVSVMEGGKPTVIANAEGFRTTPSVVAYAKNGDLLVGQIAKRQAVMNPGNTFYSVKRFIGRKYSEVSNESTEVAYTVEKDSNSNVKIDCNAKDKKFAPEEIAAQVLRKLIDDASTYLGETVTQAVITVPAYFNDSQRQATKDAGKIAGVEVLRIINEPTAASLAYGLDKKSNETILVFDLGGGTFDVSILEVGDGVFEVLSTSGDTHLGGDDFDKKIVDFLAEGFEKTEGIDLRKDKQALQRLTEAAEKAKIELSNVTQADINLPFITATQDGPKHLDTSLTRAKFEEICADLIDRCRIPVENAIRDAKIDKSAIDEVVLVGGSTRIPSVQDVVERVLGKKPNQTVNPDEVVAIGAAIQGGVLAGEVKDILLLDVTPLSLGVETLGGVMTKIIPRNTTIPTKKSEVFSTAVDGQTNVEIHVLQGEREMSKDNKSLGTFRLDGIPAAPRGVPQIEVTFDIDANGILNVTAKDKGTGKEQSISITGASTLPDDEVDRMVQEAEANASADKERREKIDRKNQADSLVYQAEKQLEELGDKVPTDDKSKADQMIKDLKEAVAQEDDEKISTVMPELQQLLYTISTNIYQEAGGDPSAAGFDPNAAAGAGAPPSDGGGSDNNNNDDGGDDVIDAEFSETK, encoded by the coding sequence ATGGGAAAAGTCGTCGGTATTGACCTAGGAACTACAAACTCCTGCGTTTCTGTAATGGAAGGTGGAAAGCCCACCGTAATTGCCAATGCAGAAGGTTTCAGAACAACTCCTTCTGTCGTTGCCTACGCGAAAAACGGCGACTTACTCGTCGGGCAAATTGCCAAGCGTCAAGCCGTAATGAACCCTGGCAACACCTTCTACTCTGTGAAGCGCTTTATTGGACGTAAGTACAGCGAAGTCAGCAACGAATCCACTGAAGTTGCTTACACCGTAGAAAAAGATAGCAACAGCAACGTAAAAATTGACTGTAATGCTAAAGACAAGAAATTTGCTCCAGAAGAAATTGCTGCCCAAGTACTCCGCAAGCTTATTGATGATGCAAGTACTTACCTTGGTGAAACCGTAACCCAAGCCGTTATTACCGTTCCTGCATACTTCAATGACTCCCAACGTCAAGCAACCAAAGACGCAGGCAAAATTGCTGGTGTAGAAGTTCTCCGGATTATTAACGAGCCTACCGCAGCATCCCTCGCCTACGGACTTGATAAAAAGAGTAACGAAACAATCCTCGTATTTGACCTTGGTGGTGGTACTTTCGACGTCTCCATCCTTGAAGTCGGCGACGGCGTATTTGAAGTACTCTCTACCTCTGGTGATACTCACCTTGGTGGTGATGACTTCGATAAGAAGATCGTTGACTTCCTCGCAGAAGGTTTCGAGAAAACTGAAGGCATTGATCTTCGCAAAGATAAGCAAGCTCTCCAACGTCTTACGGAAGCTGCTGAGAAAGCAAAGATTGAATTGTCTAACGTTACTCAGGCAGACATCAACTTGCCTTTCATCACTGCAACTCAAGATGGCCCTAAGCATCTCGATACAAGCTTGACTCGTGCAAAGTTTGAAGAGATTTGTGCTGACCTAATTGATCGTTGCCGCATCCCTGTTGAGAATGCGATTCGTGACGCCAAGATCGATAAGTCTGCTATTGACGAAGTTGTACTTGTTGGTGGTTCTACTCGTATTCCTTCCGTTCAAGATGTTGTTGAGCGCGTTCTCGGCAAGAAGCCTAACCAAACCGTAAACCCTGACGAAGTTGTAGCGATTGGTGCTGCAATTCAAGGTGGTGTACTTGCTGGTGAAGTTAAGGACATTCTTCTCCTTGACGTCACGCCTCTCTCCCTCGGTGTGGAAACCCTTGGTGGTGTAATGACCAAGATTATCCCCAGAAACACTACAATTCCTACGAAGAAATCTGAAGTGTTCTCGACCGCGGTTGATGGTCAGACCAATGTAGAAATCCATGTTCTACAGGGTGAGCGCGAAATGTCTAAGGACAATAAGAGTCTTGGAACCTTCCGTCTCGATGGTATTCCCGCGGCTCCTCGTGGCGTACCTCAAATTGAAGTAACCTTTGATATCGACGCTAACGGTATTTTGAACGTTACAGCGAAAGATAAGGGTACTGGTAAGGAACAGTCTATTAGTATCACTGGTGCTTCGACTCTGCCTGATGATGAGGTAGATCGTATGGTTCAGGAAGCTGAGGCGAATGCTTCTGCTGATAAGGAACGTCGTGAAAAGATTGACCGTAAGAACCAGGCTGATTCTTTGGTTTACCAAGCTGAAAAGCAACTTGAAGAGCTAGGCGATAAGGTTCCTACTGATGACAAGAGTAAGGCTGATCAGATGATTAAGGATCTGAAAGAAGCTGTGGCTCAGGAAGATGACGAGAAGATTTCTACGGTCATGCCTGAACTACAACAGTTGCTTTACACCATTAGTACCAACATCTATCAAGAGGCTGGTGGCGATCCTTCTGCTGCTGGTTTTGACCCCAATGCTGCGGCTGGTGCTGGTGCACCTCCTAGTGATGGTGGTGGCAGTGATAATAATAATAATGATGATGGTGGCGACGATGTGATCGATGCTGAGTTCTCTGAGACTAAGTAG
- a CDS encoding IS5 family transposase, producing MFYVLTFSFAAIAEAKAKQKPGRPSVLSLENQLLLTLEYLREYRTYFPIAQSWGIHKSTVCRMVQKTENTLIKETDCHLPGIKQLHGSEELSLTVVVMDATEQAIEKPKKQRLYYSGKKKHHSLKAQIVIAWQWAQIICCDCEKGSTHDFKLFKKSGVHFQQGQLCLADAGYQGLHKRHQRSHTSHKKPRGGELTAEQKQENQLLAAQRIIIEMVFRMLKRFRLLSSRYRNRRRRWRLRLNLIAGLYNFELP from the coding sequence CTGTTCTATGTCCTAACCTTCTCCTTCGCTGCTATAGCAGAAGCTAAAGCAAAGCAAAAACCCGGTCGTCCCAGTGTTTTATCCCTGGAAAATCAGTTACTCCTCACCTTGGAATATCTGAGGGAATATCGCACTTATTTTCCTATCGCTCAATCATGGGGCATTCATAAATCAACAGTTTGTCGCATGGTGCAAAAAACAGAGAATACACTCATCAAAGAAACCGATTGCCACTTACCCGGCATAAAACAGCTCCATGGTTCAGAAGAGTTATCTCTAACAGTAGTGGTGATGGATGCCACAGAACAGGCGATTGAAAAGCCTAAAAAACAACGTCTTTACTACTCAGGGAAAAAGAAGCATCATTCCCTTAAAGCTCAAATAGTTATTGCTTGGCAGTGGGCACAGATTATCTGTTGTGACTGTGAGAAAGGTAGCACCCATGACTTCAAACTATTCAAAAAGAGTGGAGTCCATTTTCAGCAGGGACAACTCTGCCTTGCCGACGCCGGATATCAAGGTCTACACAAGCGACATCAGCGGAGTCACACTTCTCACAAGAAGCCTAGAGGAGGAGAGTTGACTGCGGAACAGAAACAGGAGAATCAGCTCTTAGCAGCTCAAAGAATCATCATTGAGATGGTATTCAGAATGCTCAAAAGATTCCGCCTCTTATCCAGTCGATATCGTAACCGCCGTCGGAGATGGAGATTAAGACTCAATCTCATTGCGGGTCTTTACAACTTTGAACTGCCATAA